From the Amycolatopsis thermoflava N1165 genome, one window contains:
- a CDS encoding L,D-transpeptidase codes for MRMTCSSRTQTGSARRGRLPVRLLAVAGVSTLALLTGACSGGDEDGVKPAAVSQEDLTQLPEATTFATVANAPLDPQPSGGATAGRVIHPKADMVVYDSVGGKAIAKLPSIQMGSPTWVPVIAEQGDWVHVLLPTRPNAASGWVHLSEGAAESAQNDYVVNVDRAAFSLEILESGKSIGKWTIGTGKAEHPTPAGRAYIIASIEETKNTYSPIVLPLSYHSDSLETFGGGPGTVGLHTWPNNSFVGQANSDGCIRVPAEALDALVELPLGTIVNIT; via the coding sequence ATGCGCATGACGTGCAGCTCGCGCACGCAGACGGGTTCTGCGCGCCGCGGACGGCTCCCGGTCCGGCTCCTCGCCGTGGCCGGAGTCTCGACCCTGGCACTGCTCACCGGGGCGTGCTCCGGTGGCGACGAGGACGGCGTGAAGCCGGCCGCGGTCAGCCAGGAAGACCTGACCCAGCTGCCGGAGGCGACCACGTTCGCCACGGTCGCGAACGCCCCGCTCGACCCGCAGCCCTCCGGTGGCGCGACGGCGGGCCGCGTGATCCACCCCAAGGCCGACATGGTCGTGTACGACTCCGTTGGCGGCAAAGCGATCGCGAAGCTGCCGTCCATCCAAATGGGATCGCCGACGTGGGTGCCGGTGATCGCGGAGCAGGGCGACTGGGTGCACGTCCTGCTGCCGACCCGGCCGAACGCCGCGTCCGGCTGGGTGCACCTGAGCGAGGGCGCCGCCGAATCCGCGCAGAACGACTACGTGGTCAATGTGGACCGTGCCGCGTTCAGCCTGGAGATCCTGGAGAGCGGCAAGTCGATCGGCAAGTGGACGATCGGCACCGGCAAGGCCGAACACCCGACCCCGGCGGGGCGTGCTTACATCATCGCCTCGATCGAGGAAACGAAGAACACCTACAGCCCGATCGTGCTGCCGCTGAGCTACCACTCCGATTCGCTGGAGACCTTCGGCGGCGGTCCGGGCACGGTGGGCTTGCACACCTGGCCCAACAACAGCTTCGTCGGCCAGGCGAACAGCGACGGCTGCATCCGGGTGCCCGCGGAGGCGCTCGACGCGCTGGTCGAACTGCCGCTCGGCACGATCGTGAACATCACGTGA
- a CDS encoding choice-of-anchor P family protein, which yields MSRKKAVAGGVGVLATALATSVLLAPAAGATTTTSDGVNSAYAIAAKGLLGIDPSPYVTDEKGFEQKSLASLNVPGLAQVNLLNASAGAGQARASVADVNVGLGVGKPLLTATAIEAECEGGKGTSSLAKAKLGDITLDVTAPTNTTVAVPGLLSVVLNKQTKKDDGSITVTAISIKIDNLQTLDIASVTCAPGDDDNGGGETPTTKPTGTSTSKPSTPTSTKTSSGGGAGSGAGDKPDANGKAPKPTPVKAHLDVTG from the coding sequence TTGTCCAGAAAGAAGGCTGTGGCCGGCGGCGTCGGCGTGCTCGCGACCGCGCTCGCCACCTCGGTGCTGCTCGCGCCCGCCGCCGGTGCGACCACGACCACCTCGGACGGCGTCAACTCCGCCTACGCGATCGCCGCCAAGGGCCTCCTCGGCATCGACCCCAGCCCGTACGTCACCGACGAGAAGGGCTTCGAGCAGAAGTCGCTGGCCTCGCTGAACGTGCCGGGCCTGGCGCAGGTCAACCTGCTCAACGCCTCGGCGGGCGCCGGCCAGGCGCGCGCCAGCGTCGCCGACGTCAACGTCGGGCTCGGCGTGGGCAAGCCGCTGCTGACCGCGACCGCCATCGAAGCGGAGTGCGAGGGCGGCAAGGGCACCTCTTCGCTGGCCAAGGCGAAGCTCGGTGACATCACCCTCGACGTGACCGCGCCGACCAACACCACGGTCGCCGTGCCGGGCCTGCTCTCGGTCGTGCTGAACAAGCAGACCAAGAAGGACGACGGCTCCATCACCGTCACCGCGATCTCCATCAAGATCGACAACCTGCAGACGCTGGACATCGCGTCGGTCACCTGCGCGCCGGGCGACGACGACAACGGCGGCGGCGAGACCCCGACCACCAAGCCGACCGGCACCAGCACGTCGAAGCCGAGCACGCCGACCTCGACGAAGACCAGCTCCGGTGGCGGCGCCGGCTCGGGTGCGGGCGACAAGCCCGACGCCAACGGCAAGGCCCCGAAGCCGACCCCGGTGAAGGCCCACCTGGACGTCACCGGCTGA
- the acs gene encoding acetate--CoA ligase, whose translation MTEQSPALDNLLTENRTFPPTDEFAAQANAKADWYDKADADREAFWAEQAERLHWDTKWSQVLDWSGAPFAKWFVGGKLNVAYNCVDRHVESGHGEQVAIHWVGEPGDTRDITYAQLKDEVSKAANALVSLGVTSGDRVAIQLPMIPEAIVAMLACARLGAMHSVVFGGFSPAALRSRVDDAEAKVVITSDGQYRRGKAAPMKTNVDEALEGAASVEKVIVVRRTGEEVPMGERDVWWHELVDGQSTEHTPEAFDSEHPLFILYTSGTTGKPKGILHTSGGYLTQVAYTHHVVFDHKPGEDVYWCTADIGWVTGHSYIVYGPLANRATQVVYEGTPNTPHEGRHWEIIQNHKVSIYYTAPTLIRTFMKWGEDIPAKYDLSSLRVLGSVGEPINPEAWMWYREHIGAGKAPVVDTWWQTETGAIMISPLPGVTSTKPGSAQRPLPGISAKVVDDTATEVGKGGGGYLVLDKPWPSMLRGIWGDDERFRDTYWSRFADQGFYFAGDGAKYDNDGDIWLLGRVDDVMNVSGHRISTTEVESALVSHPTVAEAAVVGASDPTTGQGIVAFVILRGSAAEGGEEAVQELRNHVAKEIGPIAKPRQIMVVPELPKTRSGKIMRRLLRDVAENRQIGDVTTLADSSVMELISSGLKSGKED comes from the coding sequence ATGACAGAGCAGTCCCCCGCGCTGGACAACCTGCTCACCGAGAACCGGACGTTCCCGCCGACCGACGAGTTCGCGGCGCAGGCCAACGCGAAGGCCGATTGGTACGACAAGGCCGACGCCGACCGCGAAGCGTTCTGGGCCGAGCAGGCGGAGCGGCTGCACTGGGACACCAAGTGGTCCCAGGTCCTCGACTGGTCGGGCGCGCCCTTCGCGAAGTGGTTCGTCGGCGGCAAGCTGAACGTCGCGTACAACTGCGTCGACCGGCACGTCGAGTCCGGGCACGGTGAGCAGGTCGCCATCCACTGGGTCGGCGAGCCGGGCGACACCCGCGACATCACCTACGCCCAGCTCAAGGACGAGGTGTCCAAGGCCGCGAACGCGCTGGTCTCCCTCGGCGTCACCTCCGGCGACCGGGTCGCCATCCAGCTGCCGATGATCCCCGAGGCGATCGTCGCGATGCTGGCCTGCGCGCGGCTGGGCGCGATGCACAGCGTCGTCTTCGGCGGGTTCTCCCCGGCGGCGCTGCGCTCCCGCGTCGACGACGCCGAGGCCAAGGTCGTGATCACCTCCGACGGCCAGTACCGCCGCGGCAAGGCCGCCCCGATGAAGACCAACGTCGACGAGGCCCTCGAGGGCGCCGCGAGCGTCGAGAAGGTCATCGTCGTACGCCGCACCGGCGAAGAGGTCCCGATGGGCGAGCGGGACGTGTGGTGGCACGAGCTCGTCGACGGCCAGTCCACCGAGCACACGCCGGAGGCGTTCGACTCCGAGCACCCGCTGTTCATCCTCTACACCAGCGGCACCACCGGGAAGCCGAAGGGCATCCTGCACACCTCCGGCGGCTACCTCACCCAGGTCGCCTACACCCACCACGTCGTCTTCGACCACAAGCCCGGCGAGGACGTCTACTGGTGCACGGCCGACATCGGCTGGGTGACCGGCCACTCCTACATCGTCTACGGCCCGCTGGCGAACCGCGCGACCCAGGTGGTCTACGAGGGCACCCCCAACACGCCGCACGAGGGCAGGCACTGGGAGATCATCCAGAACCACAAGGTCTCCATCTACTACACCGCGCCGACGCTGATCCGCACGTTCATGAAGTGGGGCGAGGACATCCCGGCGAAGTACGACCTCTCCAGCCTCCGCGTGCTGGGCAGCGTCGGCGAGCCGATCAACCCCGAGGCGTGGATGTGGTACCGCGAGCACATCGGCGCGGGCAAGGCGCCGGTCGTGGACACCTGGTGGCAGACCGAGACCGGCGCCATCATGATCTCGCCGCTGCCCGGTGTCACCTCGACCAAGCCCGGTTCGGCGCAGCGCCCGCTGCCCGGCATCTCGGCGAAGGTCGTCGACGACACCGCGACCGAGGTCGGCAAGGGCGGCGGCGGTTACCTGGTGCTGGACAAGCCGTGGCCGTCGATGCTGCGCGGCATCTGGGGCGACGACGAGCGCTTCCGCGACACCTACTGGTCGCGGTTCGCCGACCAGGGCTTCTACTTCGCCGGTGACGGCGCGAAGTACGACAACGACGGCGACATCTGGCTGCTCGGCCGGGTCGACGACGTCATGAACGTGTCCGGCCACCGCATCTCCACCACGGAGGTCGAGTCCGCGCTGGTCTCGCACCCGACGGTGGCCGAGGCGGCGGTGGTCGGCGCCTCCGACCCGACCACCGGGCAGGGCATCGTCGCGTTCGTGATCCTGCGCGGCTCCGCGGCCGAGGGCGGGGAAGAGGCGGTGCAGGAGCTGCGCAACCACGTGGCCAAGGAGATCGGCCCGATCGCCAAGCCGCGGCAGATCATGGTCGTGCCCGAGCTGCCGAAGACCCGTTCCGGCAAGATCATGCGCCGCCTGCTGCGCGACGTGGCCGAGAACCGCCAGATCGGCGACGTCACCACGCTGGCCGACTCCAGCGTCATGGAGCTGATCTCCAGCGGCCTGAAGTCCGGCAAGGAGGACTGA